A segment of the Cohnella algarum genome:
CCCGTCCGCCTCCCGGAAATAGTTCCGGACGAATTCCGGAGGCACGTCCCTTAGCGACCGTTCCAAATAAACGCCGGCCTTCGCCTTCGCCAGCACCCCGTCGTCGATGTCCGTCGCCAGCACGCTGGACGCATCCAGCGCGCGAAGCGAATCGAGAATCATGGCGATCGTATACGGCTCTTCGCCGGTCGAACAAGCCGCGCTCCAAATACTCAAACGGGGATTGTTCTTCAGTATGGCCGGCAAAAACTTGTCCTTCAGCACCTGCCAGCGATTCGGATTGCGCCAAAACTCGGAAACGTTGATCGTCATCCGGTCCAAAAACTCGTTGTGAAGCCTGTTGTCGCTCATGAGCGCCTTGAAATAGGAAGCGAAGTCAAGAAAGCCGTGCTTGAGCCGCAGCGTCGTCAATCTCCTGCGCATTTGCGTCTCTTTGTATTGAGACAAATCGATCGATGTCGCTTTCCGGATGTCGGCCACAAAGCGGGCAAAATCTTCGTCCTCCGCAGACCGAGGCGCCTTGCTTGTCCCCCATTCAGTCATGCCCGTTTATACTCTCCCCGCGTGGATGCCGTCAAATCCAGATTTGAACGGCTTTCTCGTATGTAGCAAGCTCGCTTTCGGCGAAAAAAATGCCGATTTCCCGTTCCGCGCTCGCAACCGAATCGGAGCCGTGAACGAGATTGTAATTCGTATGTAAGGCAAAGTCCCCCCGAATCGTCCCCGGGGCCGCTTCCAGCCCGTTCGTCTTGCCGATCAGCTGCCTGGCGGCCGATACCGCCTGATCGCCTTCCCATACCATGGCGAACACCGGTCCCGAGGTGATAAACTCGATAAGCCGCGCGTAAAAATCTTTGCCCACGTGCTCCGCGTAATGGCGGGCCGCCAGCTCCGGCGTCACCTGCATCAGCTTGGCTCCGACGAGCTTCAATCCCTTTCTCTCCAAACGTCCGACGATTTCGCCGATGAGTCCTCGCTGCACGCCGTCGGGCTTGACCATCACATATGTCCGTTCCATGACGCTATTTCCCTCCCCGGAATCCGTCTTGAAAAGAGTTTACCATATTTTCAATATTTTCGCTCGGCCGCGAACTTCGCGATATCGGCCAGATTTTTTTTGGCCGGGATGTCCGGAATCGCCTCCAGCGCTTTTAACGCTTTGGCGATAAAGCGATCCGCAAGCCGCTCCGCTTCCCGGATGCCGCCGCTTGCGCGGACGAGCTTCACCGCTTGCTTCGAGTCGGCTTCGTTCTCGCTTTGCCGGATCCGTTCGATTTCCCGAAGCAAGGCCGGGCGGATGTCCGGTTCCTGCAGCGCGTACATGACCGGCAGCGTGATGTTTCCCTGACGCAAATCGCTTCCCGGCGGCTTGCCGATCGTTTTTTCCGTACCGCACAAATCCAGCAAATCGTCCGTAATCTGGTAAGCCATCCCCACCTGGTACCCGAAACGGTACAGGGCGCCGCTCACTTCCTTCGAAGCGCCCGCCGCGATCGCCCCCAACTGGCAGCTGATCGCGATGAGCAGCGCCGTCTTGCGGCGAATGCGGAGCAAGTAGTTGCGGACGGTTTGCTCCGTGTTGAAAAAATCGCGGATTTGCTCCATTTCCCCGATGCACATCTGCACGATCGCCGAAGATAAAATCTGGTGAATCCGCGGGTCGTTCAATTCGCTTGCCACGACGAGCGCCTTGCCGTTAATGTAATCGCCCGTGTACATCGCGATCCGGTTGTCCCATTTCGCTTTGACGGTCGGCTGCCCCCGCCTTGTCTCGGCGTCGTCGATGACATCGTCGTGCACGAGCGACGCCATATGGATCAATTCCAGCGAAGCCGCCACGTATTTCAGCCGGTCTAGCGAATAGTCGCCGAACTTCCCCCCGAGCAGGACGAAAACCGGACGCAGCCGCTTGCCGCCGGCCTTCAGCAGATGCTGGGCCGATTCGTTCAGAAGCGGCATCTCCGAGGCGACGCTTTGGGCGAGCGTGTCTTCGATCGCGTTCAGGTCTTTTCTCATCGCTGCGTACAGCTGCATTAATTTCATAAATTCACCCTTGGTATCGGATACCGGCCGCGTCGGCCGAAACGGATTCGGACCATTCGGACAGCGTCACCGCCTTGTCCATCAGGCCGAGCTCCTTCGCGTAACGAAAATAGAGCTGAAGTCCCGCCCGCTGCGAAGCGGAGAAATCATGGCTCAATCCGTCGAAATAACCTTTCCAGTACGTTTCGTCTCCGCCGATGCGGCGGACGGCCTCTGCGATCAGCGGCTCCGGCCGCCGCGCCGCGAGCTCCTTCGCACGAACGAATTCGCGGTAG
Coding sequences within it:
- a CDS encoding CheR family methyltransferase, which codes for MTEWGTSKAPRSAEDEDFARFVADIRKATSIDLSQYKETQMRRRLTTLRLKHGFLDFASYFKALMSDNRLHNEFLDRMTINVSEFWRNPNRWQVLKDKFLPAILKNNPRLSIWSAACSTGEEPYTIAMILDSLRALDASSVLATDIDDGVLAKAKAGVYLERSLRDVPPEFVRNYFREADGAYHVSDRLKKAVRFQKQNLLLDRFGDNYDLIVCRNVMIYFTEEAKQDLYRRFAQALKPGGLLFVGSTEQIFSPGQYGLETSETFFYRRSV
- the ndk gene encoding nucleoside-diphosphate kinase, coding for MERTYVMVKPDGVQRGLIGEIVGRLERKGLKLVGAKLMQVTPELAARHYAEHVGKDFYARLIEFITSGPVFAMVWEGDQAVSAARQLIGKTNGLEAAPGTIRGDFALHTNYNLVHGSDSVASAEREIGIFFAESELATYEKAVQIWI
- a CDS encoding polyprenyl synthetase family protein, which gives rise to MKLMQLYAAMRKDLNAIEDTLAQSVASEMPLLNESAQHLLKAGGKRLRPVFVLLGGKFGDYSLDRLKYVAASLELIHMASLVHDDVIDDAETRRGQPTVKAKWDNRIAMYTGDYINGKALVVASELNDPRIHQILSSAIVQMCIGEMEQIRDFFNTEQTVRNYLLRIRRKTALLIAISCQLGAIAAGASKEVSGALYRFGYQVGMAYQITDDLLDLCGTEKTIGKPPGSDLRQGNITLPVMYALQEPDIRPALLREIERIRQSENEADSKQAVKLVRASGGIREAERLADRFIAKALKALEAIPDIPAKKNLADIAKFAAERKY